Proteins encoded in a region of the Pseudothermotoga elfii DSM 9442 = NBRC 107921 genome:
- a CDS encoding carbohydrate ABC transporter permease gives MNRKFSIQALFRVIFLILITLIYMAPFFWMISTSLKPNYELYEFPPKLIPSIAEFNNYSKALQRFPFFTYFRNSLIIAGGAVLGALISCPLIAYGLSVLKWKGREIVFYAILATIMLPNAVTLIPTFLIFSKLNMVNTFWPLILPSFFGHPFYIFLIRQFFLTLPRDLFEAAKIDGASEFQTYFKIALPLIKPTLVIVGLFQFIASWNDYLGPLIYLTDEKKYPLALGLPQFLDRYGTLWNQMMAAATIAVVPTLIFFIFAQRHLLESIKFTGLKG, from the coding sequence ATGAACAGAAAATTCAGCATACAGGCACTCTTTCGCGTGATATTTTTAATTTTAATTACCTTGATCTATATGGCACCTTTTTTCTGGATGATCTCTACCTCTCTAAAACCAAATTACGAGCTTTACGAATTTCCTCCTAAACTGATCCCATCGATTGCAGAATTTAACAACTATTCAAAAGCTTTGCAGAGATTCCCGTTTTTTACATATTTCAGGAATAGTTTGATAATAGCAGGTGGTGCTGTTTTAGGGGCTCTGATCTCCTGCCCGCTTATTGCGTACGGATTGTCTGTTCTCAAATGGAAGGGTAGAGAAATAGTCTTCTACGCTATTTTAGCAACTATTATGTTGCCAAATGCCGTTACACTGATACCGACTTTTTTGATTTTCAGCAAACTTAACATGGTTAACACTTTCTGGCCTTTGATTTTACCGTCTTTTTTTGGACATCCATTTTATATCTTTCTCATTCGTCAATTTTTTCTCACACTTCCACGCGATCTATTCGAAGCTGCCAAAATAGATGGTGCCTCAGAGTTTCAAACATATTTCAAGATAGCTCTTCCACTGATAAAACCTACTCTTGTAATAGTAGGGCTTTTCCAGTTCATAGCTTCCTGGAACGATTATCTCGGGCCTCTCATATACCTGACAGATGAGAAAAAATATCCCTTAGCTCTCGGGCTGCCACAGTTTCTGGATAGATATGGCACACTCTGGAATCAAATGATGGCTGCTGCAACCATAGCTGTTGTTCCCACTTTGATTTTCTTTATTTTTGCACAAAGGCATCTACTGGAAAGTATAAAATTTACAGGGCTGAAAGGATAA
- a CDS encoding alpha-mannosidase → MDKKFFYRLLKSISEILPYTISEQRPLKAWYFTNGPIEEKPLDYEKTITFPFKWDFEKSPVWFMKDLEAVLLQENQKAYLKLWFGGESLILVDGKPYGEINEYHKLLNITPLCDGKTHRVEAQVMPRGLFGKPQEPVFSEAFLLIIDEEISEILKTVEITVRAANILEEPVSKKLSDICDEFLSNVWVPRDTKTYLKTAQQDIGVKGEIESVWNAPKFEEFTGIKLQEELKEQLINKYKVFKSKLEKLKREHPPVGTIHLVGHSHIDYAWLWPVEETKRKIARTFANAVMLSKMFPEFVFSQSSAQIYQDLKEKYPELYETVKQLVEQNRWEPVGGMWVESDCNVPTIESLIRQFYYGQKFFEREFGKKSKVCWLPDVFGFSWILPQILKQAGIEYFVTTKLNWNDTNEFPYDLCIWRGIDGSEVLYCSFNNPNEGYNGRIDPDTVYKTWKNFRQKELTDKVLLSFGYGDGGGGPTEEMLQNYRILKEFPDLPKLEIQSVEKYFESLELQKNLPIWDDELYLECHRGTYTSQSNIKKLHKDAEDALYFSEVVSVFCKHNYSDELDELWKIVLRNEFHDILPGSSIKEVYQDAERELSYVKEKATEIFEKAINSITKKNKSIISILNLSSFPKRCVFSLNENLKLSLDREVVFSQKTFDGRYIYFVDRKIEPFSKIELKISGADDEQPEQSLTKDNLSMENEYLKISVKEDGSVQVYDKELGKFAFDKCGNILKMHKNIPYYWDNWDIADGVEKTGFTLKASKIMKIESGPIREIIRVEYEAEGSKIIQDYILAKKSKRLDIKTKIDWHTRRALLRAYFPVNVLTRKAIFDISGGFIERSSHKNTKYEQARFEVPAHRWADLSQTDFGVTILNDGKYGYSVHQNTIALSLIKAGIFPDFFADEGLHEFTYSVYTHHSEIKAIVEESEDLNKPLTVIKGELEIPHTILKITPNNFKVTCFRKNTQGNIVLRLVEIFGTSGKLSLEMPWHKGNISLSDILEEKRQQVSFPMNYHPFKIYTLIL, encoded by the coding sequence GTGGACAAAAAATTTTTCTACAGACTTCTTAAGAGCATCTCTGAAATTCTTCCTTACACAATTTCAGAACAGAGGCCTCTTAAAGCCTGGTATTTCACCAATGGTCCAATCGAAGAAAAACCTCTTGATTACGAAAAGACCATCACTTTTCCATTCAAATGGGACTTTGAAAAATCACCAGTCTGGTTCATGAAAGATTTAGAAGCTGTTTTACTTCAAGAAAACCAGAAAGCCTACCTGAAGCTGTGGTTTGGTGGGGAAAGTCTTATATTAGTAGATGGAAAACCCTACGGTGAGATAAATGAATATCACAAACTGCTTAATATCACACCGCTCTGTGACGGGAAAACACATCGTGTAGAAGCGCAGGTAATGCCGCGCGGATTGTTTGGCAAACCACAGGAACCAGTCTTTTCGGAAGCTTTCTTACTCATCATTGATGAAGAAATTTCTGAGATACTTAAGACAGTGGAAATTACTGTGAGAGCGGCAAACATTCTGGAAGAACCTGTCTCAAAAAAGCTCTCTGATATCTGCGATGAATTTCTCTCGAATGTATGGGTGCCGAGAGATACAAAAACATATCTCAAAACTGCTCAACAAGACATAGGTGTTAAAGGAGAAATCGAAAGCGTTTGGAATGCGCCAAAATTTGAAGAGTTCACGGGGATCAAATTGCAAGAAGAGTTGAAAGAGCAACTGATTAACAAATACAAAGTATTTAAAAGCAAGCTTGAAAAACTCAAAAGAGAGCACCCCCCTGTTGGAACAATTCATCTTGTTGGCCATTCACATATAGATTATGCCTGGCTGTGGCCAGTAGAGGAAACAAAGCGAAAGATTGCAAGAACATTTGCAAACGCTGTTATGCTGTCAAAAATGTTCCCGGAATTTGTCTTTTCTCAATCTTCTGCTCAGATCTATCAGGACTTGAAAGAAAAATACCCTGAACTGTACGAAACTGTGAAACAGCTCGTAGAACAGAACAGATGGGAACCAGTTGGCGGCATGTGGGTGGAATCAGACTGTAATGTCCCAACCATTGAATCCTTGATAAGACAGTTCTATTACGGACAGAAATTTTTTGAAAGAGAATTTGGGAAAAAAAGCAAGGTTTGCTGGTTGCCCGATGTATTTGGCTTTTCATGGATATTACCACAGATTCTCAAGCAAGCTGGCATAGAGTATTTCGTTACAACGAAACTGAACTGGAATGACACCAATGAATTTCCTTACGATCTCTGTATCTGGCGTGGAATAGATGGCTCTGAAGTTCTGTATTGCAGCTTTAATAATCCCAATGAAGGTTACAATGGCAGGATAGACCCGGATACGGTTTACAAAACCTGGAAAAACTTCAGGCAAAAAGAACTAACAGATAAAGTGCTTCTCTCGTTCGGTTATGGTGATGGCGGCGGTGGTCCAACAGAAGAGATGTTACAGAATTATCGTATTTTAAAAGAATTTCCAGACCTTCCAAAACTTGAAATTCAGAGCGTTGAAAAATATTTCGAATCATTAGAACTTCAGAAAAACCTTCCAATATGGGATGATGAACTCTATCTTGAATGCCACAGAGGAACTTACACCTCTCAGTCAAATATAAAAAAACTTCACAAAGATGCAGAAGATGCTCTTTATTTTTCAGAGGTGGTTTCTGTTTTTTGTAAACACAATTATTCTGACGAGTTAGATGAACTGTGGAAAATCGTTCTGAGAAATGAGTTTCATGACATCTTGCCGGGATCGTCTATCAAAGAAGTTTACCAAGACGCAGAAAGAGAACTTTCATATGTAAAAGAAAAAGCCACAGAAATTTTTGAAAAAGCCATTAATTCGATCACAAAGAAAAACAAAAGCATAATTTCTATACTTAATCTTTCCTCATTTCCAAAAAGATGTGTCTTTTCTCTGAACGAAAATCTCAAACTTTCCCTTGACAGAGAAGTTGTTTTCAGTCAGAAAACCTTCGACGGTAGATACATTTATTTTGTTGACAGGAAAATAGAACCATTCTCTAAAATAGAGCTAAAAATTTCTGGAGCAGATGATGAACAACCTGAACAATCTTTAACGAAAGACAACCTTTCGATGGAAAACGAATATCTGAAAATTTCCGTGAAAGAAGATGGCTCTGTTCAAGTATACGACAAAGAGTTGGGGAAATTCGCATTCGATAAATGTGGAAATATTTTAAAAATGCATAAGAATATTCCTTATTACTGGGATAACTGGGATATAGCAGACGGTGTCGAAAAAACAGGTTTCACACTAAAAGCATCGAAAATAATGAAAATTGAATCAGGACCTATCAGAGAGATCATAAGAGTAGAGTATGAAGCTGAAGGCAGTAAGATCATACAGGATTATATACTTGCGAAAAAATCGAAAAGACTGGACATCAAAACAAAGATCGACTGGCACACAAGACGGGCACTGCTAAGGGCGTATTTCCCTGTAAATGTCTTAACAAGAAAAGCTATATTCGATATCTCAGGCGGGTTTATAGAAAGATCTTCTCACAAAAACACAAAATATGAACAGGCGCGTTTTGAAGTACCGGCACACAGATGGGCTGATTTATCTCAAACTGACTTCGGAGTGACTATCTTGAATGATGGAAAATATGGTTACAGCGTTCATCAAAATACCATCGCACTATCTCTCATAAAAGCAGGCATATTTCCAGACTTTTTCGCAGATGAGGGCCTTCATGAATTTACATATTCTGTGTACACTCACCACAGTGAAATCAAAGCAATTGTGGAAGAATCTGAAGATTTGAATAAACCACTTACTGTAATAAAAGGAGAACTGGAAATACCTCATACGATTTTGAAGATAACGCCGAATAATTTCAAAGTCACCTGTTTTAGAAAAAACACACAGGGAAATATAGTTCTGAGATTAGTCGAAATATTCGGTACATCCGGCAAACTCTCGCTCGAGATGCCATGGCATAAAGGAAATATCTCTCTGAGCGATATTCTGGAAGAAAAAAGGCAACAGGTCTCGTTCCCGATGAATTATCATCCTTTTAAAATCTATACTTTAATTCTGTAA
- a CDS encoding potassium channel family protein has protein sequence MLKNRLYILILMLVMVFLFGTYGYHFTENWSLFDSLFFTLVTVSTVGYSMPENITEAGKVVSAILIGAGITVVLYGFTSITSLIVEGHMKEYFKIRRMRKMLDSLRDHFIIIGADKTGRHTAAELKKAKKMFVVVEDSEESIHRLREFLNMEFPFVLGDAAEEEVLIKAGIKRARSLIITLTNDAKNILVVLTAKSLNPDLEIVSQASDAKTMTKLIYAGAHKVITTTELAGVRLAQLAINPQQVRFLDILSLGEEAFRIEEIVISQDSPVSYKTLGEINLSRITGTIVIAIKREDETIFNPTGTTQILPGDRLMVIGKNEHFEKFHRIIEKS, from the coding sequence ATGTTGAAAAATAGATTGTATATTCTAATACTAATGCTGGTCATGGTTTTTCTTTTTGGCACATATGGTTATCACTTCACTGAAAACTGGTCGCTGTTTGATTCATTGTTTTTCACACTGGTGACGGTTTCCACTGTTGGTTATTCCATGCCAGAAAATATAACTGAAGCCGGTAAGGTAGTTTCTGCAATTTTGATAGGTGCCGGGATAACAGTTGTACTGTATGGTTTCACAAGTATCACTTCTTTGATAGTAGAGGGTCACATGAAGGAGTATTTCAAGATCAGGAGGATGAGAAAAATGCTTGATTCTCTAAGAGATCATTTTATTATAATCGGTGCAGATAAAACAGGTCGGCATACTGCCGCAGAATTGAAAAAAGCTAAAAAGATGTTTGTTGTTGTGGAAGATTCAGAGGAATCTATTCACAGACTGAGGGAATTTTTGAACATGGAATTTCCGTTTGTTCTGGGAGATGCTGCAGAAGAAGAAGTATTAATAAAGGCAGGAATCAAAAGAGCACGTTCTTTAATAATAACATTGACGAATGATGCTAAGAATATACTTGTTGTTCTCACGGCGAAATCTTTAAACCCAGATCTTGAAATTGTTTCACAGGCATCTGATGCAAAGACGATGACAAAATTGATATATGCAGGTGCCCACAAGGTAATCACGACCACAGAACTTGCCGGTGTAAGATTGGCTCAATTGGCTATAAATCCTCAGCAAGTGCGTTTTCTGGATATACTCTCCCTTGGCGAGGAAGCTTTCCGAATTGAAGAGATAGTGATTTCTCAGGACAGCCCTGTGAGTTATAAAACACTTGGAGAGATAAATTTATCCAGGATTACCGGCACAATTGTTATTGCCATCAAGAGAGAAGACGAAACGATCTTTAACCCCACGGGTACTACTCAGATCCTTCCAGGCGACCGACTGATGGTCATAGGAAAAAATGAGCATTTTGAAAAATTCCACAGAATCATAGAGAAATCGTAG
- a CDS encoding SagB/ThcOx family dehydrogenase gives MSKDLLKSQWGKVNDLLTDQKLGKPQPSFEEPFDNNMVILELEKPENLKFGNISFREVVEKRSSKRKYSKDPLSIDELSYLLWLTQGIRKITNGITFRTVPSAGARHPFETYIFIFNVLNLNVGLYRYIASQHKLLLIDEGDFRELLNDACLGQNFVAQSAAVFVWSCVSYRTTWRYADLSYKAILLDAGHVCQNLYLACESINCGCCAIAAYDQEKLDKLLHVDGEKQFAIYLAAVGKIP, from the coding sequence ATGTCGAAAGATTTACTCAAATCTCAGTGGGGCAAGGTAAATGATCTCTTAACTGATCAAAAACTCGGAAAGCCACAACCTTCATTTGAAGAACCATTTGATAATAACATGGTTATACTCGAATTAGAAAAACCTGAAAACTTAAAGTTTGGAAACATCTCGTTTAGGGAAGTTGTTGAAAAAAGAAGCAGCAAAAGAAAATATTCTAAAGATCCTTTGAGCATAGACGAACTTTCCTACTTGCTCTGGTTAACCCAAGGTATTCGAAAAATAACAAATGGGATCACATTTCGCACAGTGCCGTCCGCAGGGGCAAGACATCCATTTGAAACCTACATTTTCATCTTCAACGTTTTGAACTTGAACGTAGGTTTATACAGGTATATTGCTTCTCAGCATAAGCTTCTGCTTATCGATGAGGGAGATTTCAGAGAACTTTTGAACGACGCCTGTCTTGGACAGAATTTCGTTGCTCAGAGTGCTGCTGTTTTCGTCTGGAGCTGTGTATCATACAGAACTACCTGGAGATATGCTGACTTATCATATAAAGCCATACTGCTCGATGCAGGACATGTATGTCAGAATCTGTACTTAGCCTGTGAATCAATAAACTGTGGTTGCTGCGCTATAGCTGCATACGATCAAGAAAAACTCGATAAACTTTTGCATGTCGACGGCGAAAAACAGTTTGCAATCTATCTTGCGGCGGTTGGAAAAATCCCTTGA
- the upp gene encoding uracil phosphoribosyltransferase, protein MKNLHVVDHPLIKHKLTIMRNKNTGPKEFRELLREITFLLAYEATRNIETVEIEIETPLEKIIGFAIEDKKVVVVPILRAGLGMVDSILELLPNASVGHVGVYRDPETLKPVQYYCKLPPIDNSSTVFVLDPMLATGFSGVHAVKILKDRGAKNIVFVSLIAAPEGVQQFNIHCPDVPIYTACLDRQLNEHGYILPGLGDAGDRLYRTK, encoded by the coding sequence ATGAAAAATCTTCATGTTGTTGATCATCCTTTGATTAAACACAAATTAACCATAATGAGAAACAAAAACACGGGCCCCAAGGAATTTCGTGAGCTCTTAAGAGAGATAACATTTTTGCTTGCTTATGAAGCAACAAGAAATATCGAAACTGTTGAGATAGAAATTGAAACACCTTTGGAAAAGATTATTGGCTTTGCAATAGAAGATAAGAAAGTTGTTGTTGTTCCTATATTGCGTGCGGGGCTTGGTATGGTTGACAGTATACTCGAATTGCTCCCAAATGCTTCAGTAGGGCATGTGGGTGTTTACAGAGACCCTGAAACTTTAAAACCGGTTCAGTATTACTGCAAACTTCCGCCAATAGATAATTCAAGTACTGTTTTTGTTCTTGATCCGATGCTTGCAACAGGTTTCTCAGGAGTACATGCGGTGAAAATATTAAAAGACAGAGGAGCGAAAAACATAGTTTTTGTCTCGCTTATTGCTGCACCTGAAGGTGTTCAACAATTCAATATCCACTGCCCAGATGTGCCAATCTATACTGCGTGCTTAGATAGACAGTTGAATGAACATGGCTACATTTTGCCTGGCCTTGGTGATGCGGGCGATAGATTGTACAGAACTAAATGA
- the lepB gene encoding signal peptidase I, with the protein MSKRSIKKEAIEWGKALLYAIVAATIIRLFVFETMLVPTGSMIPTINVGDRLFIEKVTYTAREPEIGDIVVFWSPFIDERAQTMLRWFDKFMDLFAPARFKGHVKYVKRLVGKPGDVLQIKLSEDGNYHLFINGEIPDVLKDVVYSPEGIFSNPELLNLFIKASRLRDNSNEYKVFLQNIARQDAYTANLVFSVVGGMYPVPLGIPFAETYDKLYENIDLSKYIRKTIDGVEVEIPQGFYFFMGDNTKDSFDSRYFGFVPKDHVIGRPILRIWPLKEFGPVQGR; encoded by the coding sequence ATGTCAAAACGAAGTATAAAAAAAGAGGCAATAGAGTGGGGAAAAGCCCTGCTCTATGCCATTGTTGCAGCCACAATAATAAGACTGTTTGTTTTTGAGACGATGCTTGTTCCAACTGGCTCAATGATTCCAACTATAAATGTAGGAGATAGATTGTTCATAGAAAAGGTCACTTACACGGCAAGAGAACCTGAAATTGGTGATATAGTTGTGTTCTGGTCGCCTTTTATTGATGAGCGAGCACAAACCATGCTTCGTTGGTTTGATAAATTTATGGACTTGTTCGCTCCTGCACGATTTAAAGGACATGTAAAATATGTAAAGCGGCTTGTTGGAAAACCCGGAGATGTTTTGCAGATAAAGCTTTCGGAAGATGGGAACTATCATCTGTTCATCAATGGTGAGATTCCCGATGTTTTGAAAGATGTGGTATATTCTCCCGAGGGTATTTTCTCGAATCCAGAACTTCTGAATCTGTTCATAAAAGCAAGTCGTTTAAGAGATAACTCGAACGAGTACAAGGTGTTTTTACAGAATATAGCTCGTCAGGATGCGTATACGGCAAACCTCGTTTTTTCAGTAGTGGGTGGAATGTATCCAGTCCCTCTTGGTATACCTTTTGCAGAAACATATGACAAATTGTACGAAAACATAGACCTTTCAAAATACATTCGTAAAACTATTGATGGAGTAGAAGTTGAGATACCACAAGGATTTTACTTTTTCATGGGTGATAACACAAAGGACAGTTTTGACAGCAGATATTTTGGGTTTGTTCCAAAAGACCATGTAATAGGAAGACCCATATTGCGCATATGGCCACTGAAAGAATTTGGACCAGTACAGGGGAGATGA
- the rplS gene encoding 50S ribosomal protein L19 has product MDNLVRLVEKDQYKQLPDFRPGDTVKVHVKIVEGGKERIQIFEGIVIKIRGSGLGKTFTVRKIASGGIGVERTFPYHSPVVQKIEIVKKAVTRRAKLYYIRDIRGKIRLKERKE; this is encoded by the coding sequence ATGGACAACCTTGTGAGGCTGGTAGAGAAAGATCAGTACAAACAATTGCCGGATTTCAGACCCGGCGATACAGTTAAGGTCCACGTGAAGATCGTCGAAGGTGGAAAAGAAAGGATCCAGATTTTTGAAGGGATAGTTATAAAGATAAGAGGTTCTGGTCTGGGAAAAACTTTTACAGTCAGGAAAATAGCAAGTGGTGGTATTGGTGTAGAGAGGACCTTTCCATATCACTCGCCAGTAGTTCAGAAAATCGAAATTGTGAAAAAAGCAGTTACCAGGCGCGCAAAGCTTTATTATATAAGAGATATTAGAGGAAAGATAAGGCTCAAGGAGCGAAAAGAATAA
- a CDS encoding RNA methyltransferase: MLNDVRIALIHYPVLGKDGKIISSAVTNLDVHDIARTARTYNLRKYYIVTNLRAQQEVVKTVLEYWIDSYGRERNFSRTQALELVDIKSYLEEVIEEIENETNKKPVMFFTSAKKRPNTLTYAQAREFIKKTDRPVLILFGTSWGLPNEVLQICDYALEPIRADSDYNHLSVRAAAAIIIDRLIGEKEG; this comes from the coding sequence ATGCTGAATGATGTTCGAATTGCTTTGATACATTATCCTGTTCTTGGCAAAGATGGTAAAATTATTTCAAGTGCTGTGACAAATCTCGATGTTCATGATATAGCAAGAACAGCGAGAACTTATAATTTGAGAAAATATTATATAGTAACAAATTTAAGAGCTCAGCAGGAAGTTGTGAAGACTGTTCTTGAATACTGGATTGACAGTTACGGGCGTGAAAGAAATTTCAGCAGAACGCAGGCGCTGGAGCTTGTTGATATCAAATCTTACCTTGAGGAAGTGATCGAAGAAATTGAAAACGAAACGAATAAAAAGCCTGTGATGTTTTTTACCTCGGCAAAAAAGCGGCCAAACACCTTAACGTACGCTCAAGCTCGAGAATTTATTAAAAAAACTGATCGCCCGGTTTTAATTCTTTTTGGTACGAGCTGGGGTTTACCAAATGAAGTGTTGCAAATTTGCGATTATGCACTGGAGCCAATAAGAGCAGATTCTGACTATAATCATCTGTCAGTGAGAGCTGCAGCGGCTATAATTATCGACAGACTTATAGGAGAAAAGGAGGGATAA
- the trmD gene encoding tRNA (guanosine(37)-N1)-methyltransferase TrmD has translation MRIIISSIFPEFVRVIKEYGVIAQALRQQMLQIEVLNLRDFTHDKHRTVDDYPYGGGPGMVMKPEPFFEVYRHCLDKYSNLYTIMTSPQGVQFNNRIARHLSEKENLLIFCGRYEGVDERVMKIVDMEISIGDYVLSGGELAAMVICDAVSRFVPGVIDEESAKRDSFYNELLDYPHYTRPAEFDGMKVPDVLLSGNHEKVELFRIAESLKRTAFRRPDLFVKRDFSEDEKKALIWLIKELAKDAE, from the coding sequence ATGAGAATAATTATATCGAGTATATTTCCAGAATTTGTCAGAGTTATCAAAGAATACGGAGTGATAGCGCAGGCTTTGAGGCAACAGATGTTGCAAATCGAAGTTTTGAATCTAAGGGATTTTACTCATGATAAGCATAGAACGGTGGACGATTATCCTTATGGTGGCGGCCCTGGTATGGTTATGAAACCAGAACCTTTCTTCGAGGTTTATCGACATTGCCTGGATAAATATAGCAATCTGTACACAATAATGACATCGCCACAAGGGGTCCAATTTAACAACAGAATCGCAAGGCATCTTTCTGAAAAAGAAAATCTTTTGATTTTCTGTGGGAGATATGAAGGTGTCGACGAACGTGTCATGAAAATAGTTGATATGGAAATCTCTATAGGAGATTACGTTTTGAGTGGAGGAGAACTTGCAGCAATGGTCATCTGCGATGCTGTAAGCAGATTTGTTCCAGGAGTGATAGATGAAGAGTCGGCAAAAAGAGATTCATTTTACAATGAACTGCTGGATTATCCACATTATACACGTCCTGCCGAGTTTGATGGAATGAAAGTTCCTGATGTGTTGTTAAGTGGTAATCATGAAAAAGTTGAACTTTTCAGAATAGCAGAAAGTCTTAAGAGAACCGCATTCCGTCGGCCAGATCTCTTCGTGAAAAGAGATTTCTCTGAAGATGAAAAAAAAGCTTTGATCTGGCTCATAAAGGAGCTGGCTAAGGATGCTGAATGA
- the rimM gene encoding ribosome maturation factor RimM (Essential for efficient processing of 16S rRNA) — protein MSDYVVIGKITKTHGLFGSVKVLPLTNALEVFQKLENVFIKNDAQSNTHRLQIEEIRKAGKGFLIKFSGIDDEERARKIVGLSLAVRVTDLPKPKSPNEYYYYELLNVEVLDQSGNFIGRVEDIIQTGSNEVAVVKNGSFEMLIPVIHDYIIKFEKRKRLVVKVPEWI, from the coding sequence GTGAGCGATTATGTAGTCATTGGTAAAATTACGAAAACGCATGGTTTATTTGGAAGTGTAAAAGTTTTACCCTTGACGAATGCTCTTGAAGTTTTTCAAAAGCTTGAAAATGTTTTCATAAAGAATGACGCTCAAAGCAATACCCACAGGCTTCAGATTGAAGAAATCAGGAAGGCTGGGAAAGGATTTTTGATAAAGTTTTCGGGTATAGATGATGAAGAACGAGCGAGAAAAATAGTTGGCTTGAGCCTGGCGGTAAGGGTTACTGATTTGCCAAAGCCAAAATCACCCAATGAATATTATTACTATGAACTTTTGAATGTTGAGGTTCTGGACCAGAGTGGCAATTTCATTGGCAGAGTGGAAGATATTATTCAAACCGGATCTAATGAAGTAGCTGTCGTGAAAAATGGCTCTTTTGAAATGCTGATTCCAGTAATACATGACTACATAATCAAGTTTGAAAAAAGGAAAAGACTGGTTGTGAAAGTACCGGAGTGGATTTAA
- a CDS encoding KH domain-containing protein yields the protein MKELVEYILKGIVKHPQDVVVVEFNDDGNRVLEIVVNEEDVGQVIGKDGRTIKSLKVLLAALLEDENFTLRVIR from the coding sequence ATGAAGGAGTTAGTTGAGTACATACTGAAGGGGATAGTTAAACATCCTCAGGATGTTGTTGTTGTGGAATTCAATGATGATGGAAACAGGGTTTTGGAAATAGTAGTGAATGAGGAAGATGTTGGCCAGGTGATAGGAAAAGATGGAAGGACGATCAAATCTTTGAAAGTTCTACTCGCGGCTCTTTTAGAAGATGAGAACTTTACCCTGAGGGTGATCAGGTGA
- the rpsP gene encoding 30S ribosomal protein S16 — protein sequence MVRIRLTRMGKRHMPFYRIVVVDSRKRRDGAYIESLGYYNPLRKPAEIKVNVERAVEWILKGAQPSETAANILSKAGVLAKVHEMKYGKREKSDEGVS from the coding sequence GTGGTAAGAATAAGACTTACAAGAATGGGAAAAAGGCACATGCCGTTTTACAGGATTGTTGTAGTTGATTCAAGAAAAAGACGAGATGGAGCATACATCGAATCACTTGGATATTACAACCCACTTCGAAAACCGGCTGAAATCAAAGTAAATGTAGAAAGAGCTGTTGAATGGATTTTGAAAGGAGCCCAACCAAGTGAAACAGCGGCAAATATTTTAAGCAAAGCGGGAGTTCTTGCAAAAGTTCATGAGATGAAATATGGTAAAAGGGAGAAGAGTGATGAAGGAGTTAGTTGA